The nucleotide sequence AGGGGTAGCGTGGGCACGAGGCCGGCGCCGAGTCCGATCAGCGTCCCCTCTATGATGCGGCCCCTGCGCGGTATCCACCCGGTGTAGACCTCGAATCGGCCGAGGGTTTGCGGCTCGAACGTGACGTTGCCCGCTTGCGGCGTACGGACCACGAGGCCGAGCGGACCGGCGGACACCACCGAGCCCTCCGCGCGAGTCGGGGCGTATACGCGCACGGAGTCGCCTATGGCCACGATGCGCTTGGGGGCCGGTTGCGCCGACAGGAGCGTCGGCGCCAGCGCGGCGCAGGCCATCAGCGATGCGACCACCCGCGCCCAACCGAGCGTGCCGCGCACCCTCGGCGCCCTTGCACTCGCCTTACTCCGTGACACCCAGCACCTCCGTACGCAAAACGATGAACTGTGCACGGTCGGCCACGAATAGCACGCCTCCCGCGAGCGCCAACGCCCACGGCGCGTCCAGCGCGGTGGCCCCGGCCGGCAGGCCGTCCCCCGCGAACGCGGTCTCGCCGTTCCCAGCGAAGGTCCGCACGATACCGGTGGCGCGATCGAGCACCCGCACCCTGTGGTTACCCACGTCCGCTATGAAGAGCGTCGCTCCGTCACCGCTCGCCGCCAGCCCCTGCGGGGCCGACAGCCGCGCCTCCAAGCCGGCGCGCCCGTCTCCGCCGAAGCCTAGGTCGCCGCTACCGGCCACGCCCTCGATGGTCCCGTCCGCGAGCGAGACGGCGCGTACCCGGTGACTGGCGGAGTCGGCCACGAACAGCGTCTCGCCAACCAGGGCAAGGCCCACCGGCCGATCCATTCTCGCCGCGAGCGCGGCGCCGCCGTCGCCGTCGTCGCCCTCTTCACCCGTGCCGGCAACTGTCGCCAGCAGCCCCTCCGAATCGACGGCGCGCACACGGTGCGCGCCGTCGTCGGCAACGTAGACGGTGCCTTCCGGGCCGACGGCTACGTCGGACGGCGCCACGAGGCCGCCGGCCAGTCGATCCACTCCGTCTGGTGCCGGCACCGAAGAGCCATCGCCCGCGAAGGCGGCCCGCTGGCCGCTCACCGGGTCCAGGAGCCACACGCGCCGGCCGCCCGGGTCGGCGACGAGGAGGTCTCCCTCCGCGTTGAGCGCCAGTCCGGCCGGAGCGAGGGGGCAGCTTTGGTCGCATTCCCGCAGGTCGTACAACGCGGTCAGCGTGCCGTCGACATCGAGGCGAAGCACGCGACCAACGGGCGCATCCGCAATGAAGAGCGTTCCGTCCGCCGAGGCGACCAACCCCTGCGGCCCCTGGAACCGGCTATCCAGCGCCGTCTCTCCAGTCGCCGTGCCGCGTTCGCCGGGAGCGCCCGCCACGAGACGCATGCGCGCGGGCACATCACCCAGGAACAGAATCGCGTCGCCGCACCCGACGGCAAGCGCGGATATAGACAGCAGCGTCATCATGCGGGTTGGCCAGCTCATGGAAGCGCATCCGGTGGAAGCGCATCCGGGAGGGGCAGGATCCAGATGTCTCCGACGCCGTCCTGGACACGAGTACGCGTGAACGCCAGATGGGTCCCGTCCGGGGACACAGCCGGATGGCGCCCGCCTTCGGTGGCCGGGATTGGCGCGGCCAGGGTCGGGTCGAGCGGCGGCATGCGCCAGAGCTCGCCGAAACGCTCGAAGAACACCCATCGACCGTCCGGGCTCCACGCGGGATCGCGCGACGTGAGGGGCAGGATCGATATCGTCCCGGTCGCGACATCGAAAAAGGAAACACGCTGGGTAGATATCTGACGAACGAGGCGCGTGGCCGTCTCCGCTCCGGCCCCACCGCCGGAGCACGTGCACGTGAACGACTCCGGGTCTGCGGCTTCCATCTGCACGAAGGCGATTGTGGCGCCGTCCGGGCTCCAGGCTGGCGAGACCGCGTAGGCCGTATTCGGCACCTCGGTTACGGTGCCCGCCTCCACGTCCCAAATCTTCAGAGAGACGCCATCGGAATAGGCGACGCGGCGGCCATCCGGCGACCACGTCGGGCGGAAGGGGAGTCCGCCGAGCGAGTAGTAGCGCTGGAACGGGTCGGCTTCCAGGAGCAGTCCTGCCTCGTCCCTTTTGCGCACGTCGAAGGAGGCCGTCTGCTCGGGCCCCGTCGCCGCGCCCTCCACGTCGCGGACAGCGATCGCGATCAGTTCCAACTCGGGCCCCGGTATCGAAGGCGGAGCAAGCTCCCCGCAGTTCAGCGCCTGTCCGGGGGCGCAGAAGAGGGGGAGCGTAAAGCGCAACTCGACCACCGCGAGGCGGCGGCCGTCGGGGCTGAGCGCCGGGGCCACCAGGTTCGGGAAGGTAAGGTTGTCCTGGTATGACTCGGCTAGCGCGCGGGCCTGACCTCCAGTAGCGGGGACCGCGACGACCGCGCTAGAGGCCTCCGGAAACAGGTACGTCTGGCCGGCCGCGTAGGCGATCTCCGTTCCGTCGGGCGTCCACACGGGTCCCGCGTCGTGGAACGGGCTCAGCGTGAGCTGAAACGGACCGGTCGGAGCGGCAGGCGGGTCCGGTAGCTGGAACGGATCGGGGTCGCCCCGGCACCCGGTGAGCAGAGCCGACAAGCCGAAGAGCGCGGCAAGAGCCCCGTCTCGCGTAGCGATCGGTCCAAGCCTTCGCCGCCGTACCGCCATCAGAACCGCACCTCCACACCCAGCCGCAGCTGCAGGGGTGCACCGAAAAAGAGCGACGGATCGGCCGCGTCGAGGGCCGCGGCGAAGCGGGCCTGGCGAAACTCGTCCGGCGTGACGAAGCCGTCGCGGTCCAGGTCGGTGAGGGGGCTGTAGCTGGGCGACTCGCGCGGAATCGGGTCGGGGATCGTCAGCCCGTCCGCCTGCGCGGTGACCGTCTCCAGGTCGGGCGCCAGCCCGCCGGTGTCCCTCCGCAGCCCGAGGATGTTGTCGCGGTCGAACAGGTTTCGTCCGTCGGCGACGACGGACCAGGCGCACCGCTCGCAGCCGGGTAGCCGGCCCAGGTCTCGGGCCACGCGCCCGTCGATCTGCGCGGTCCACGGCAGGGCCGCAACCGACCCTTCTCTCCCCACTATGCCCGCGATTCCGGTCAGAGGCAGGCCGCTCTCGACCGTTGCGGTGAGGCTGCCCCGCCACGCGCTTTCCAGCCCGCGCGCCCTGCCGACGGCGAGTAGAAGGTCGAAGGCGTGGCGTCGATCGAAAGCCAGGGGGGCCTCGAAGGGAGCATCGGTCGAGTCCGGGTTCTCCGGGTCCAGCGCCGTGGAGACCGTGCCGGTAGCTTTTTGCAGCGTGTAGGAGAGACGCACACGAGCGGCGTCCCAGTCGCCTCGCAGCGACACCTCGGCACCCCGCACGTTGCCGAAGTCGCTGCTGACGAAGCGGCTATCTCCCCTCTCGGACAGCCGCGCCGACCCCGACACGAGGTTGCGCAGCTGCTTGATGAACACGGTGCCGGCGAGCGACATGCGCTCGTTGACCGCGTGCGCCGCGCCTATCTCGTAACTCACGCCGCGCTCGAAGCCGAGGCTCGGGTTGCCCTGCCGGCGGATGTCGGTGCGCAGCGAATCCCCGATCTGGGTGTCCAGGAAGAACCGGAAGTCGGGCGGCTGCTTCACCAGCGCGAAGCCGAAGCGGGCGGTCGTGCTGCCGTCGGTGCCCGGGATCGGCATCGCGGCGCCGAAGCGCGGCGAGAAGCCGGTCTGCCAGCTCGGCTCGAGCACCGGCGCGGTGACGTCCAGCCTGTCGGTCCGGAAAGCCACGCCCGATCGAAAGGCGTCAAGACGGACTCCGAATTCGAGCGCGATGTGGTCGACGGTGAGAAGCCGCGCCTCCAGGAATCCCGACGCCTGCCGCGGAAAGAAGCGCGCGAACGTGGGCAGGGACCCCGTCAGGTGTGACTCGAGTCTCTCATACCACTCGTTGCGGAAGAGCTTGGCGTTGGCGCCCGCCCTGAAGACGTGGCCGGCCGCGGCGAGCCGCTCGACCAGGAGATCGGCGCCCACGAACTCGGTGCGGCTCCGATTGGCGATGTTCGGCGTGCCCTCGGTGACCAGGAGGCCCTCGGCCGCGGCGCCGAAGGGCGTGCCGGCTGCGCGCCCCGGGGGCAGATAGCCCGGGATCGGCCTGGGCGAGGCCACCTGGTCCGCGATCGGAGATCGCACGAAGTCCTCACCCAGGAACTCGAACTGGTCGACGCCGAAGCCGGCAAACCGGTCGTCGGCGATCGAGCCGGGCCGCACGACGCCCAGGTAGCGGTCTAGGCGCATGGCCGAGCCGCGCGCGGTCCAGTGCCACGCGCCGCCGGGGCTGTGGTGGGCGCCGTCCAGCGCGACGCTGACGAGCGAGCCGGTGGTGCGTTGCCCCAGTTGGTAGTCGCGGTTGTACTTGAAGGCGGGCGTGTATAGCTCGTTCTGCGCCCGGTTTCCGAGAATCGACGCGGTCAGGTCGATACCGCCCCCGAGCGGCCGGTCGAGGCGAAAGAAGCCGATTAGCTTGTCGCCACGCTGGTGCGGCACGAGGTCCCTGGTGAAGGGGCAGAGCAGCGGCGTCAGCTCGGGCGTCGAAGCGTAGCGCCGTATTTCCTCCACCAGGCCGCCCGCGGCGTCCTCGGTGTCGATGCAAGTGAGTCCGCGGGAGTGCGGATCCGCGTCCCGGAAGCCCTGCGCGAAGAGGTCGGCAAAGACGGTCGTGCCTTCACCCAGCAGGCGGACGGGGCCGCCCGCGGACAGGGACAGCGACGAGAAGCCGGTGAACAGCGAGGTGGGCGCCCATTCGTCGGTAAGCGCGCGCGCGGAGGCTTCCCAGCCGAGCGGGCTACCCCGGCGCGTGGTGAACCGGACCACCCCCGAGATCGCCGAGCCGACGCCCGCGCCGAATCCGCCGGTGACGACCTCCAGCTCCTCCAGCGACGTCGGCGAGAGCTCCAGTCCCAGCCCTTCGGTCGATGCCTCCAGCTGATTCTTCACCTCGAGGCCATCGACGACGTAGGTCTCTTGTCCGAGCCGACCTCCCCGGAAATGCCCATCAGAAACGCCGGGGGCCAGATCCACGACCGTCTCTGTCGCGTCCACCGGCAGGCTGCGGAGCTCCTCGCCGCCTACCACCTCGTGGCTCACGCGGACGTCGGGCTCGACCAGTCGGAATCGATCGACCTGCACGGTGATCGCTTCCACGTCGACCGGGGCCGGTTCCAGCTCGGCCACTACCTCGACCAGTCTTCCGGGGGTGACTCGCACTCCAACGAGTTCCAGCGGTCGGTAGCCCAGGGCGTCGATGCGCAGCGTGACCGTGCCCACGGACACGGCCGTCATGACGAAACGTCCCCCTTCGTCGGCGATCGCCAGGCGAAGTCCGTCCCCGGTGCGAATCGTCGCCCCCGCGACCGCCGTGCGTGACTGCCGTTCCAGAACCTGGCCGAAGACGGCGCCGGTCGTCTGCGCGGCCGCCACGCCGGAGGACAGCGGGCCGGCCAGAGCGAAGGCCAAGACGATCTTTCCGAGGCGGCGCGGAAACATGCGGAACCCGGGGCCGAGCCCAGGGCGATGGACGACGGAGCCTATGAGTGGGATCAACCGCGGATCGGGCAGGGGCATCCAGCACCTCGCATCCTCACAAAACGCGCGAGGCCCGGCAGCCGAGACACCCCATCCGGGGTGCATGTGGTCGACGCCCGTACGACGACGAGAGGTCGAAGTGTGATCGGGGCATGACGGGACGCTCCTTCTGTTGACTCGGCGCCGACCCCGCGGACGCCGCCCGCGTCCACCGAGATCCCGACGCCTCGGTCGGCGTAGGCTCTACCCGAGATACGTGAAATGCGCGGGCGCGACGCCACTCACAGGCTCGCGGAAGGCCGGCCGGAGGCCCTTGTCGCCCCGTGGGCGGGCCCCTATGGTCCGAGCTACGACACCTTCCGCGGACCGAGTCCTTCCGGAGAGACCCATGCTTCGACACCCGCCTGAGCGCACGCACCGCCTACTCGTGCCGGCTCTGGCCGTGCCCCGCCTGGGCGCCCTCGCCGTCCTCCTCCCGGCCATCGCCGCCTGCGCTCCTCAGGGTGAGGCGCCCGCCGGCGGCGTCACCGCGGCCGACTTCATCGCCGGCGTCGAGGCGG is from Gemmatimonadota bacterium and encodes:
- a CDS encoding TonB-dependent receptor, yielding MAFALAGPLSSGVAAAQTTGAVFGQVLERQSRTAVAGATIRTGDGLRLAIADEGGRFVMTAVSVGTVTLRIDALGYRPLELVGVRVTPGRLVEVVAELEPAPVDVEAITVQVDRFRLVEPDVRVSHEVVGGEELRSLPVDATETVVDLAPGVSDGHFRGGRLGQETYVVDGLEVKNQLEASTEGLGLELSPTSLEELEVVTGGFGAGVGSAISGVVRFTTRRGSPLGWEASARALTDEWAPTSLFTGFSSLSLSAGGPVRLLGEGTTVFADLFAQGFRDADPHSRGLTCIDTEDAAGGLVEEIRRYASTPELTPLLCPFTRDLVPHQRGDKLIGFFRLDRPLGGGIDLTASILGNRAQNELYTPAFKYNRDYQLGQRTTGSLVSVALDGAHHSPGGAWHWTARGSAMRLDRYLGVVRPGSIADDRFAGFGVDQFEFLGEDFVRSPIADQVASPRPIPGYLPPGRAAGTPFGAAAEGLLVTEGTPNIANRSRTEFVGADLLVERLAAAGHVFRAGANAKLFRNEWYERLESHLTGSLPTFARFFPRQASGFLEARLLTVDHIALEFGVRLDAFRSGVAFRTDRLDVTAPVLEPSWQTGFSPRFGAAMPIPGTDGSTTARFGFALVKQPPDFRFFLDTQIGDSLRTDIRRQGNPSLGFERGVSYEIGAAHAVNERMSLAGTVFIKQLRNLVSGSARLSERGDSRFVSSDFGNVRGAEVSLRGDWDAARVRLSYTLQKATGTVSTALDPENPDSTDAPFEAPLAFDRRHAFDLLLAVGRARGLESAWRGSLTATVESGLPLTGIAGIVGREGSVAALPWTAQIDGRVARDLGRLPGCERCAWSVVADGRNLFDRDNILGLRRDTGGLAPDLETVTAQADGLTIPDPIPRESPSYSPLTDLDRDGFVTPDEFRQARFAAALDAADPSLFFGAPLQLRLGVEVRF